One segment of Paraburkholderia sp. PGU19 DNA contains the following:
- a CDS encoding dienelactone hydrolase, with amino-acid sequence MREIAVVRLFAVVAVVFGLLAAPAFAANVGFAEVKVDNGTEPPLTVGIWYPTNAAAVEQTVGNVTQTVARDAPIAGRGLPLVVMSHGGGGWYDSHYDTAIALAHAGFVAAAVSHAGDTFDDQSRVLELWRRPVQLHRLVDYMLDEWIDHQHLDKARVGAFGFSNGGFTVLVMVGGVPNLSEIAPYCHAHPDHDLCSALARASVDPDQGAAVPASVWVRDSRIKAAVIAAPAFGFAFGRAGLSGVRVPVQLWRAADDRHQPDPYYEEAVRADLPDPPEYHVIANAGHYDFLPPCDARLARKMPALCNSLPGFDRAAFHEQFNADVVDFFLKELR; translated from the coding sequence ATGAGGGAGATTGCTGTCGTGAGGCTATTTGCCGTGGTTGCTGTCGTTTTCGGTCTGCTTGCTGCGCCAGCATTTGCTGCCAACGTCGGCTTTGCGGAAGTCAAGGTCGACAATGGCACAGAACCACCATTGACGGTTGGAATCTGGTATCCGACGAACGCTGCGGCAGTCGAGCAGACCGTCGGCAATGTCACGCAGACCGTCGCACGAGATGCGCCCATCGCAGGCCGCGGGTTGCCATTAGTCGTGATGTCCCACGGCGGCGGTGGCTGGTACGACAGCCATTACGACACTGCCATCGCGCTGGCCCACGCCGGCTTCGTGGCAGCGGCGGTGAGCCATGCGGGTGACACGTTCGACGATCAGAGCCGCGTTCTGGAGCTATGGCGTCGTCCCGTTCAACTGCACCGGTTGGTGGACTACATGCTCGACGAGTGGATCGATCATCAGCATCTGGACAAGGCGCGCGTCGGCGCATTCGGCTTCTCCAATGGCGGCTTCACCGTGCTCGTGATGGTCGGTGGCGTGCCGAACCTGTCCGAGATCGCTCCATATTGTCACGCCCACCCGGACCACGACCTGTGCAGCGCGTTGGCGCGGGCCAGCGTCGATCCCGACCAGGGCGCGGCTGTGCCGGCCAGCGTGTGGGTGCGAGACTCTCGAATCAAGGCCGCCGTGATTGCCGCTCCCGCTTTCGGATTTGCGTTTGGACGCGCGGGCTTGAGCGGCGTGCGCGTCCCCGTCCAACTGTGGCGAGCCGCCGATGACCGTCATCAGCCGGACCCATACTATGAAGAGGCGGTGCGCGCTGACCTGCCCGATCCGCCGGAGTATCACGTTATCGCGAACGCAGGACACTACGACTTTCTGCCGCCCTGCGACGCGCGCCTTGCTCGCAAAATGCCCGCCCTTTGCAATAGCTTGCCGGGCTTCGATCGCGCTGCTTTCCACGAGCAGTTCAATGCAGATGTGGTCGATTTCTTCCTTAAGGAGTTGCGCTGA
- a CDS encoding MlaD family protein, with amino-acid sequence MEIGTLTGLHLTADRTRVLVDVQLDDSAKAFAACDTQYWVVRPRIGMTGISGLTTAISGSYLAADMGRRSNVCKDFVGLEMPPSVTSDQKGKRFVLHTSSLGSLTPGSPVLFRRVQAGQVLGYSLSKDGAEVVVDVFVNAPYDQYVTSNTRWWHASGIDLRFDSNGLQLDTQSVASILSGGVAFDTVGPATTQFPASDDMSFALSATRTEAGRKAEDGPAARVLMRFGQSLRGLSIGAPVDFHGVELGQVTAIDVDIDVRTAKVDMVATLDLYASRLGRRYREALGNGDGAEGRRLLHQLVADGLRGQLRTGSVLTGQRYVALDFFPHARAVRIDTQRTPVELPTVPNTLEELQDQLASIVKKLDDVPFDEIGRNLDRALRNSASLFQQVDRELVPETRAALEAAQRSFDAANATLAKDSPLESDVHQALNELRRTLASLGSLSEYLQRHPESLLWGKPDRN; translated from the coding sequence GTGGAAATCGGCACGCTCACCGGCCTGCATCTCACCGCCGACCGCACACGGGTTCTTGTCGACGTGCAACTGGACGACTCCGCAAAAGCTTTTGCGGCATGTGATACGCAATACTGGGTGGTACGTCCGCGCATCGGCATGACAGGTATTTCCGGACTCACAACGGCCATTTCAGGATCGTATCTCGCTGCCGATATGGGGCGCAGGTCCAACGTTTGCAAAGACTTCGTGGGCCTGGAAATGCCGCCCTCCGTGACATCCGATCAGAAGGGAAAACGCTTTGTGCTTCACACAAGCTCTCTGGGGTCGCTGACACCTGGCTCGCCCGTCCTTTTCCGCCGCGTTCAGGCCGGTCAGGTTCTCGGATATTCGCTCTCGAAGGATGGCGCGGAGGTAGTTGTCGATGTCTTCGTCAACGCGCCTTATGACCAGTACGTCACCTCGAATACCCGCTGGTGGCACGCAAGCGGAATCGACTTGCGCTTTGATTCCAACGGGTTGCAACTGGACACCCAGTCGGTCGCGTCGATCCTCTCCGGAGGCGTCGCGTTCGATACCGTTGGCCCCGCAACGACGCAATTTCCGGCATCGGACGACATGTCGTTCGCACTTTCCGCAACACGGACGGAGGCCGGGCGAAAAGCGGAGGATGGTCCGGCCGCACGCGTACTCATGAGATTCGGACAGTCGTTGCGTGGCTTGTCGATCGGCGCACCGGTGGATTTCCACGGTGTTGAACTGGGTCAGGTCACGGCCATCGATGTCGACATTGATGTTCGAACCGCTAAAGTCGACATGGTCGCTACACTCGACCTTTACGCGTCGCGGCTCGGAAGACGCTACCGCGAAGCGCTCGGAAACGGCGACGGTGCCGAGGGCAGACGTCTGTTGCATCAACTGGTTGCTGACGGGCTACGCGGACAATTGCGTACGGGCAGTGTGTTGACCGGCCAGCGATACGTCGCACTCGACTTCTTTCCGCATGCTCGCGCGGTCAGAATCGATACACAGCGAACGCCTGTCGAACTGCCGACGGTACCCAATACACTCGAAGAACTTCAGGACCAGCTTGCCAGCATCGTGAAAAAACTCGACGATGTGCCTTTCGATGAGATCGGACGCAATCTCGACAGGGCTCTCCGGAACTCGGCGTCGCTGTTCCAGCAGGTCGATCGCGAACTGGTCCCCGAGACCCGGGCGGCGCTGGAAGCTGCGCAGCGTTCATTCGACGCGGCAAACGCTACCCTTGCGAAGGATTCTCCGCTTGAATCCGATGTCCATCAGGCACTGAACGAATTGCGTCGAACGCTTGCCAGTCTTGGATCACTGTCCGAGTATCTGCAACGGCATCCGGAGTCCCTTTTGTGGGGTAAGCCGGACCGCAACTGA
- a CDS encoding IS630 family transposase, with the protein MEKKLPDVILEIERAWPGQGAIRLMFQDEARFGRISDTRRCWCPKPTRPLCQAMVTQEYTYAYAAVSVTDGALDSLILPHVNGACMQLFLDEVCARHPDDRIVMVLDGAGWHQSASLRLAHNLRLLTLPPYSPELNPVEHLWDDLREKSFHNRVFDSIDALEHHLCDSLRDLELDHQRVRSIVAWPWIINSLLN; encoded by the coding sequence CTGGAAAAAAAACTCCCCGACGTCATCCTCGAAATCGAGCGCGCGTGGCCGGGCCAAGGGGCGATCCGCCTGATGTTTCAGGACGAAGCGCGCTTCGGTCGCATCTCCGACACGCGGCGTTGCTGGTGCCCCAAACCCACTCGCCCGCTGTGTCAGGCGATGGTGACGCAGGAGTACACGTACGCTTATGCCGCCGTCTCCGTGACTGATGGCGCACTCGACTCGCTGATCCTGCCGCACGTCAATGGCGCCTGCATGCAGCTGTTTCTCGATGAGGTCTGCGCGCGTCATCCCGACGACCGAATCGTGATGGTCCTCGATGGCGCCGGGTGGCATCAGAGTGCTTCGCTCAGGCTGGCCCACAATCTGCGCCTGCTCACGCTCCCGCCGTACTCGCCTGAGCTCAATCCAGTTGAACATCTCTGGGACGATCTGCGGGAAAAGTCCTTTCACAACCGTGTCTTCGACAGCATCGACGCGCTCGAACACCATCTGTGTGACTCGCTTCGCGACCTTGAGCTGGACCATCAACGGGTTCGCTCCATCGTCGCGTGGCCTTGGATCATTAATTCACTGTTGAATTAG
- a CDS encoding winged helix-turn-helix domain-containing protein, whose product MVRQASGGEVLERAKRLVVEARTVDELRQAQAVLLPLEFGLTLAQTAQAIGVSVGWACQLRRRFILAGGLPEVDRPTPGGRRRENMTREEEAAFLAPFFEKASAGGILVVGEIKQALDERLGRKVALASAYNLLHRHGWRKLAPDKRHPQADVAAQDAWKKNSPTSSSKSSARGRAKGRSA is encoded by the coding sequence ATGGTTCGTCAAGCGAGTGGTGGTGAAGTTCTCGAAAGGGCGAAGCGGCTCGTGGTCGAGGCCAGGACGGTAGATGAATTGCGGCAGGCACAAGCAGTACTGTTACCGCTGGAATTCGGGCTGACGCTCGCGCAGACCGCGCAAGCGATTGGCGTGTCGGTCGGCTGGGCCTGTCAGTTGCGCCGGCGCTTCATCCTGGCGGGCGGGCTGCCTGAGGTCGACCGCCCCACGCCAGGTGGTCGCCGCCGGGAGAATATGACGCGAGAAGAAGAGGCGGCCTTTCTTGCGCCCTTCTTCGAGAAGGCCAGTGCGGGCGGCATCCTGGTGGTGGGCGAGATCAAGCAGGCGCTGGACGAACGACTTGGGCGCAAGGTTGCCCTGGCTTCCGCCTACAACCTGCTACACCGTCATGGCTGGCGCAAGCTGGCACCCGACAAGCGACACCCCCAGGCCGATGTGGCCGCCCAGGACGCCTGGAAAAAAAACTCCCCGACGTCATCCTCGAAATCGAGCGCGCGTGGCCGGGCCAAGGGGCGATCCGCCTGA
- a CDS encoding DUF3313 domain-containing protein, whose protein sequence is MFKLRLTPLFFAGATALALTACAGVQPVAYSGIASSSQLKQNRDDDSAKVPYRYAAPVVWSRYSQVIVDPVDVYRGNDNQFGDVKDDDRAMLADYMGKTFASELSKRFEIAAQPSPATLRIKLTLTGAEQTTALVGQVMHFDIAGNLYNGVQAIRGGKGAFSGSVSYAVEVYDSSNGHLLKAYVTKQYPNAMNLPAAFGSLSAAKTGIDKGADALVAQLK, encoded by the coding sequence ATGTTCAAGCTCAGACTGACTCCGCTTTTCTTCGCCGGTGCAACCGCGCTGGCCTTAACGGCCTGTGCTGGCGTGCAGCCCGTTGCGTACTCAGGTATCGCCTCGTCGTCGCAACTGAAGCAGAACCGGGATGACGACTCCGCCAAAGTGCCGTACCGGTATGCGGCCCCCGTCGTCTGGTCGCGCTACAGCCAGGTGATCGTCGATCCCGTCGATGTCTATCGGGGCAATGACAACCAGTTCGGAGATGTGAAAGATGACGACAGGGCGATGCTCGCTGACTACATGGGCAAGACGTTCGCGTCGGAACTGTCGAAGCGTTTCGAAATCGCCGCACAGCCCTCGCCTGCCACCCTGCGCATCAAGCTCACGCTGACGGGCGCGGAACAAACCACGGCACTCGTAGGACAGGTGATGCACTTCGATATCGCCGGAAATCTCTATAACGGCGTGCAGGCCATCCGCGGCGGCAAGGGCGCGTTCAGCGGCTCGGTGTCGTATGCAGTCGAGGTGTACGACAGTTCCAATGGGCACCTGTTGAAGGCATATGTGACGAAGCAGTATCCGAACGCGATGAATCTGCCCGCTGCATTCGGATCGCTCAGCGCGGCCAAGACGGGGATCGACAAGGGTGCGGATGCCCTCGTCGCTCAACTGAAGTAA
- a CDS encoding TetR/AcrR family transcriptional regulator yields MDNQTRSETTRKKAIEAAFTILAREGVGGLTFDSLSRESGVSKGGLLHQFRTKHGVLTALLDYQRQQFEQIRLDYLAKEAGKKAEPNLSAHIAVYRESIKQPHSVARAVLAALVESPELLDDSKAADADRMKALQRESGDLELSLLRYFAASGIAFNSLLGLAPLPQTMINRLFDRLLDDDSWQSQKQQPKAPKRAAR; encoded by the coding sequence ATGGACAATCAGACCCGTTCCGAGACGACCCGCAAGAAGGCTATTGAAGCCGCATTCACAATCCTTGCGCGAGAGGGCGTGGGTGGCCTTACATTCGATTCGCTGTCGCGCGAGAGTGGCGTGAGCAAGGGTGGGCTGCTGCATCAGTTCCGCACCAAGCACGGGGTGCTGACAGCGCTGCTTGATTATCAGCGGCAACAGTTCGAACAGATCCGGCTCGACTACCTGGCGAAGGAAGCAGGGAAGAAAGCCGAACCCAATCTTTCGGCGCATATAGCCGTCTATCGTGAGTCCATCAAGCAGCCGCATTCGGTCGCGCGGGCCGTGCTGGCCGCGTTGGTCGAGAGTCCGGAACTGCTCGACGACTCTAAAGCGGCGGATGCAGACAGGATGAAAGCGCTTCAGCGCGAATCGGGCGACCTTGAGCTTTCCTTGCTTCGCTATTTCGCTGCAAGCGGCATCGCGTTCAATTCATTGCTGGGACTGGCGCCACTGCCCCAAACGATGATCAATCGTCTGTTTGACCGATTGCTTGACGACGACAGCTGGCAGTCTCAGAAGCAGCAGCCGAAAGCGCCGAAGCGGGCTGCGCGATAA